The Cellulomonas flavigena DSM 20109 DNA segment GCGGTGGGTCGAGATCACCTCGACCACGCCCGCGCGGATGTTCGGGCTGTACGGCCGCAAGGGCGTGATCGCGCCCGGTGCCGACGCCGACGTCGTCGTCTACGACCCCACGGGGCACACGTCGATCGGTGTCGCCTCGCACCACATGAACATGGACCACTCCGCGTGGGAGGGGTTCGAGGTCGACGGGCACGTCGACCTCGTCATGTCGCGGGGCCAGGTCCTCGTCGACGCGGACGGCTACCACGGCCGGCCCGGGCACGGGCGCTACCTCAAGCGCGACCTGACGCAGTACCTGGTCTGAGGAGGGGATCGAGATGGACTTCGGCGTCGTCCTGCAGACCAACCCGCCCGCGTCGCGCACCGTCGAGCTCGCACGCCAGGCGGAGACCCACGGGTTCACGCACGTGTGGACCTTCGACTCCCACCTGCTGTGGCAGGAGCCGTTCGTCATCTACTCGGCGATCCTCGCCGCGACGCGCAAGGTCATGGTCGGGCCCATGGTGACCAACCCCGCGACGCGCGACTGGACCGTGCTCGCGTCGCTGTTCGCGACCCTCAACGAGATGTACGGCAACCGCACCGTCTGCGGCATCGGGCGCGGGGACTCCGCGGTGCGCACGCTCAACGGGCGGCCGTCGAACCTCGCGACGCTGCGCCAGTCGATCCACGTCATCCGCGAGCTCGCGAACGACCGGCCGGCGGACCTGGGGGAGCGCACGGTGCGGTTCCCGTGGTCGAAGGGCTCGGCTCTCGACGTGTGGGTCGCCGCGTACGGGCCGCTGGCGCTGAAGCTGACGGGCGAGGTCGGCGACGGCTTCATCCTGCAGCTCGCCGACCCCGACATCGCCCGGTGGATGGTCAGGGCGGTGCGCGACTCGGCCGAGGCCGCGGGCCGGGACCCCGACGAGGTCGACATCTGCATCGCCGCGCCGGCCTACGTCGGCGACGGCGCGTCGCCCGCGGCCCGCGCGCACATGCGCGAGCAGTGCCGCTGGTTCGGCGGCATGGTCGGCAACCACGTCGCGGACATCGTCCGGCGGTACGGCACGGACTCCGCGATCCCGAAGGCGCTGACCGACTACGTCCGCGACCGGGAGGGCTACGACTACAACGAGCACGGCCGCGCCGGGAACTCGCACACGACGTTCGTCCCCGACGAGATCGTCGAGCGGTTCTGCCTGCTCGGCTCACCGCACGAGCACGTCGAGAAGCTGCGCGAGCTCGAGGCCCTGGGCTGCGACCAGTTCGCCGTCTACCTCCAGCACGACAACAAGGAGGAGACGCTGCGGCTGTACGGCGAGCGCATCATCCCGGCGATGGCCGAGCCGGTGGTCGCGACGGCGGCGTCGTCCGGCGCGACGACGCCCCCGGATCCGGTCGACGTCCCGCAGGCCGTCACGGCATGAGCACCACGACCGACACGCCGGCCGTCGCACCGTCCGGGGCCCCGGCACCCGCGTCCGGTGCGACGGTGCGGGCGCGCGGGACCAGGCTCGCGCGGCTGACGCGCGTCCGCCCTCTCGTCGCCGTGACGTCGGCGCTCGCCGTGGCGGCGCTGTGGGAGGCGTACAAGCTGCTCGGGCCCGCGCAGGGCTGGGCGGTCGGCGAGACCCGACTGCTGCCGCGCACCACGGACCTCGCCATGCCGCACACGTGGCAGGTGGCGGCGCGCCTGCTCGAGCCCGTCTCGGGGGCGACCGGCGCCGACGTGCTGTGGCTCGCCGTGCTGCGGGCCGGGGCGTTCTCGTTCGGGATCGCGCTCGTCGGCTGGACGATCGGCGTGCTCGTCGGCGCGCTGCTGGCGCTGACGATGCTACGGGTCGCGGTCGTCGAGCGGGCCGTGCTGCCGCTGGTCGTCCTGTCGCAGACCGTGCCGCTCATCGCGCTCGCACCGCTCGTGCGCTCGTGGGGTGCGCGGCTCGAGATCGGCTCCTTCGCGTGGCAGCCGTGGATGTCGGTCGCGGTCATCGCGAGCTACCTCGCGTTCTTCCCCGTCGCGGTCGGAGCGCTGCGGGGTCTGCAGTCACCGGACAGGATCCACGTCGACCTCATGCGCGCCTGCGGCGCCGGCTGGGGCACCACCCTCGTCCGGCTGCGCCTGCCCGCCGCGGTCCCGCACCTGCTGCCTGCGCTGCGGCTCGCCGCCGCCAACGCGGTCGTCGGCGCCGTCGTCGCCGAGGTCGCCACGGGCCTGCCCGGCGGGCTGGGCCGGATGATCCTCGAGTTCGCCAACTTCGCGGCGAGCGACCCGCCCAAGCCGTGGGCGCCGATCCTCGGCGCCGTGCTGCTCGGGCTGGTCGCCGCCGGTCTCGTGGCCCTGCTGGGCCGGTCCCTGCGTCGGTACCGACGGGTGGAGGTGGCGCCGTGAGCGTCGTGCAGGAGCAGCCCGCGTCGACGCCGCACCCGCGCGGTGCCGTCGCGGTCGAGGTCGAGCAGGTCAGCCGGGTGTTCGCGGGGCGCAGCGGGGACGTGCACGCCCTGCAGGGCGTCGACCTCACCGTCGCCGCGGGGGAGTTCGTCTCCCTCATCGGGCCGTCGGGGTGCGGCAAGTCGACGCTCCTGCGGCTCGTCGCGGACCTCGACGAGCCCACCGCCGGCACCGTGCGGGTGTTCGGGCGCAGCGCCCGCGAGGCGCGCCTGGCCCGCGACTACGGCATCGCGT contains these protein-coding regions:
- a CDS encoding ABC transporter permease; translated protein: MSTTTDTPAVAPSGAPAPASGATVRARGTRLARLTRVRPLVAVTSALAVAALWEAYKLLGPAQGWAVGETRLLPRTTDLAMPHTWQVAARLLEPVSGATGADVLWLAVLRAGAFSFGIALVGWTIGVLVGALLALTMLRVAVVERAVLPLVVLSQTVPLIALAPLVRSWGARLEIGSFAWQPWMSVAVIASYLAFFPVAVGALRGLQSPDRIHVDLMRACGAGWGTTLVRLRLPAAVPHLLPALRLAAANAVVGAVVAEVATGLPGGLGRMILEFANFAASDPPKPWAPILGAVLLGLVAAGLVALLGRSLRRYRRVEVAP
- a CDS encoding TIGR03842 family LLM class F420-dependent oxidoreductase, with translation MDFGVVLQTNPPASRTVELARQAETHGFTHVWTFDSHLLWQEPFVIYSAILAATRKVMVGPMVTNPATRDWTVLASLFATLNEMYGNRTVCGIGRGDSAVRTLNGRPSNLATLRQSIHVIRELANDRPADLGERTVRFPWSKGSALDVWVAAYGPLALKLTGEVGDGFILQLADPDIARWMVRAVRDSAEAAGRDPDEVDICIAAPAYVGDGASPAARAHMREQCRWFGGMVGNHVADIVRRYGTDSAIPKALTDYVRDREGYDYNEHGRAGNSHTTFVPDEIVERFCLLGSPHEHVEKLRELEALGCDQFAVYLQHDNKEETLRLYGERIIPAMAEPVVATAASSGATTPPDPVDVPQAVTA